A genome region from Anopheles stephensi strain Indian chromosome 2, UCI_ANSTEP_V1.0, whole genome shotgun sequence includes the following:
- the LOC118505425 gene encoding splicing factor 3A subunit 3, protein METIFEIQRRLHEECDRLVMAMSEELMIPKKTTKEKVLADHRIKIYLERYQTCSKSLLELYQDKDGERKQEITNMSVNEFKEFYSQFNGLIEFHSNHGNNVAVPASIEFDKLKEQLNDPAYLAEVVKFSDVENYGQYLDLHECYDNFVNLKGIDKIDYITYLSEFNKFADIPRKQKNLKYKGYLQLLHDYLFSFITRSRPLFFELEHTVKRNELQFEDMWKNGIVPGWEKVRDVDDDALINLNEFGKWEDLTYLGLDRLKAALQALGMKCGGTLEERAQRLFASKDDKNQENERKRMMNLNKEKDIALLEYKIAKLAELVDDQIYETKINLQRKQARYTLDESDEDSMDEVESDDDDGIPYNPKNLPLGYDGKPIPYWLYKLHQLHFTYECEICGNYKYNGPKAFQNHFSEWRHAHGMRCLGIPNTAHFANITKIEDALVLWDKVKEQTFSKMWVPANEEEFEDSRGNILSKKVYLDLQKQGLL, encoded by the exons ATGGAAACGATCTTTGAAATACAGCGCCGTTTGCATGAAGAGTGCGACCGCTTGGTGATGGCAATGTCGGAGGAGTTGATGATTCCAAAAAAGACG ACGAAGGAGAAAGTGCTGGCAGACCATAGGATAAAAATCTATCTGGAGCGGTACCAAACATGCTCGAAATCACTGCTCGAGCTCTACCAGGACAAGGATGGCGAGCGGAAGCAGGAAATCACAAACATGAGCGTAAACGAGTTTAAAGAGTTTTACAGCCAATTTAACGGGCTGATTGAGTTCCACTCCAACCACGGCAATAATGTGGCGGTCCCGGCATCAATCGAGTTCGACAAGCTGAAGGAGCAGCTGAACGACCCGGCGTACCTTGCCGAGGTGGTGAAATTCAGCGACGTCGAAAACTACGGCCAGTATCTGGATCTGCACGAGTGTTACGATAACTTCGTGAATCTGAAGGGCATAGACAAGATCGATTACATTACGTATCTGTCCGAGTTCAACAAGTTTGCCGACATTCCACGCAAACAGAAGAACCTGAAGTACAAAGGCTATCTGCAGCTGCTCCACGATTATCTGTTCTCGTTCATCACCCGGAGCAGGCCGCTGTTCTTCGAGCTGGAGCATACGGTGAAGCGCAACGAGCTTCAGTTTGAAGATATGTGGAAGAATGGTATCGTTCCGGGGTGGGAGAAGGTGCGCGATGTGGATGACGATGCGCTGATCAACTTGAACGAGTTTGGCAAGTGGGAGGATCTAACGTACCTTGGGCTGGATCGACTGAAGGCCGCCCTGCAGGCACTCGGTATGAAGTGTGGCGGTACGCTGGAGGAACGAGCGCAGCGCTTATTCGCCTCGAAGGACGACAAAAATCAGGAAAACGAACGCAAGCGGATGATGAACCTTAACAAGGAGAAGGACATTGCGCTGCTGGAGTACAAGATTGCGAAGCTGGCGGAGCTGGTCGACGATCAGATTTACGAGACGAAAATTAACCTGCAGCGCAAGCAGGCCCGCTACACGCTGGACGAAAGCGACGAGGACAGCATGGACGAGGTGGAgtcggacgacgacgatggcatTCCGTACAATCCAAAGAATCTGCCGCTCGGGTACGACGGCAAACCGATCCCGTACTGGCTGTACAAGCTGCACCAGCTGCACTTTACGTACGAGTGTGAAATCTGTGGCAACTACAAGTACAACGGTCCGAAAGCGTTCCAGAACCACTTCTCCGAGTGGCGGCACGCGCACGGTATGCGCTGCCTGGGCATCCCGAACACGGCGCACTTTGCCAACATTACGAAGATCGAGGATGCGCTGGTACTGTGGGACAAGGTGAAGGAACAAACCTTTTCCAAGATGTGGGTACCGGCGAACGAGGAAGAGTTTGAAGATTCGCGCGGCAACATTCTCAGCAAGAAGGTGTATCTTGATCTGCAAAAGCAGGGATTGCTGTAA